A window from Armatimonas rosea encodes these proteins:
- a CDS encoding GH116 family glycosyl-hydrolase, translated as MTDTPLPHPIPAEKNLSPVWLQSLTARGEPTVYDKSKGELRYIGMPVGGIACGLLYLGGDGKLWLWDIFNLPKEGVIPRSVEVPMAVWLGSSTFQARDGGGYVVPYAQESPLQQGFVLRVVDGVERSLDQHGWSDVSFQGQYPVGTVRYTDPACPVQVQLEAFSPFIPLNLDDSSLPATVLRFTLTNTSAASVEATLVGFLENAVGHYTAPAGRRRNTAEGELLVCRLESPTDPTAHDIGTLALACLGATRATAQVDTPGATRPVGALERTLTLAPGSSETVTFILAWHFPNNLHLPVPDAKTGNHYATRFADAAAVVGYVKENLERLSHDTLLWRDTWYDSTLPYWFLDRALASASTLATTTLFRLGTGRFWAWEGIGCCPGTCTHVWHYAQAPGRLFPELERELREQVDFGVGFDPETGMVRHRAEGSAPAIDGQCGRILGVLREHQMSPDSAFLTRLWPRVRRALEYLMAHDTDQDGLLDGAQENTLDAAWYGKIAWLSSLYAAALRAGEALATEQGEPDFAALCAARAAQTQAALEGELFNGEYFIQKPEPGREGALGTYSTCHIDQVHGQSWAWQVGLGRVLDREKTVTALRALYKYNFAPDIGPFRQRNRAGRPYALPGEAGLIMATNPGNVDGAFGNVSDWQYGYFNECMSGFEHQAASHMIAEGLVTEGLTVTRAIHERYHAKRRNPYNEVECSDHYARAMASYGSFIALCGFAYHGPDGTLSLDPRLPGDFRVPFTSAEGWGTLESKAGVSTLSLRWGRLRLTALTVRGHRTTFSPPLLLTPGTSYSIPDNTAH; from the coding sequence ATGACCGACACCCCGCTACCCCACCCCATTCCCGCCGAGAAGAACCTCAGCCCCGTCTGGCTCCAGAGCCTCACCGCGCGGGGCGAGCCGACTGTCTACGACAAGTCAAAAGGCGAGCTCCGCTACATCGGGATGCCGGTCGGGGGGATCGCCTGCGGGCTGCTTTATCTGGGCGGCGATGGCAAGCTCTGGCTCTGGGATATCTTTAACCTGCCCAAGGAGGGGGTTATCCCGCGCTCCGTGGAGGTCCCCATGGCGGTCTGGCTGGGGAGCAGCACGTTCCAGGCACGCGATGGTGGCGGCTATGTCGTGCCCTATGCCCAGGAATCGCCGCTCCAGCAGGGCTTTGTGCTAAGGGTAGTAGACGGCGTTGAGCGGTCTCTTGACCAGCATGGCTGGAGCGACGTGAGCTTTCAAGGCCAGTACCCGGTCGGCACCGTGCGCTACACCGACCCAGCCTGCCCGGTGCAGGTTCAGCTAGAGGCCTTCTCCCCGTTTATCCCGCTCAACCTTGATGACTCCAGCCTCCCGGCGACCGTCTTGCGCTTCACGCTCACCAACACCAGCGCGGCTTCGGTGGAGGCGACTCTTGTCGGCTTCTTGGAGAACGCCGTGGGGCACTACACCGCCCCAGCGGGCAGACGGCGCAACACCGCGGAGGGGGAGCTACTGGTCTGCCGCCTCGAGAGCCCGACCGATCCCACGGCCCACGATATCGGGACCCTGGCACTCGCCTGCCTGGGTGCGACCCGTGCGACCGCGCAGGTCGATACCCCGGGTGCCACGCGGCCCGTGGGTGCCCTGGAGCGGACCCTGACACTGGCTCCGGGCTCGTCGGAGACCGTGACATTTATACTGGCCTGGCACTTCCCCAACAACCTCCACCTACCCGTCCCCGATGCCAAGACCGGCAACCACTACGCCACACGCTTCGCCGATGCCGCTGCGGTCGTGGGCTATGTCAAAGAGAACCTGGAGCGTCTGAGCCACGACACGCTCCTCTGGCGGGATACCTGGTACGACTCCACCCTCCCCTACTGGTTCCTCGACCGCGCCCTTGCCAGTGCCAGCACGCTCGCCACGACCACCCTGTTTCGGCTCGGCACCGGTCGCTTCTGGGCCTGGGAGGGAATTGGCTGTTGCCCGGGAACCTGCACCCATGTCTGGCACTACGCCCAAGCACCGGGCCGCCTCTTCCCCGAGCTGGAGCGGGAGCTACGGGAGCAGGTAGACTTTGGGGTGGGCTTCGACCCCGAGACCGGGATGGTGCGGCACCGCGCGGAGGGAAGTGCTCCGGCAATCGACGGCCAGTGTGGGCGGATTCTGGGAGTACTTCGGGAGCACCAGATGTCGCCGGACAGTGCCTTCTTAACGCGGCTGTGGCCACGAGTGAGGCGGGCGCTTGAGTACCTCATGGCCCACGACACCGACCAGGATGGCCTGCTCGACGGGGCCCAGGAGAACACGCTTGATGCAGCTTGGTACGGCAAGATCGCCTGGCTCAGCTCACTCTACGCCGCCGCGCTCCGTGCGGGAGAGGCCCTGGCAACCGAGCAGGGCGAGCCCGACTTTGCCGCGCTCTGCGCCGCCCGTGCCGCCCAGACCCAGGCAGCGCTGGAGGGCGAGCTCTTCAACGGGGAGTACTTTATCCAGAAGCCCGAGCCGGGCCGTGAGGGGGCGCTGGGCACCTACTCCACCTGCCACATCGACCAAGTACACGGCCAGTCGTGGGCGTGGCAGGTCGGGCTGGGCCGTGTCCTGGATCGGGAGAAGACCGTCACGGCGCTCCGGGCTCTCTACAAGTACAACTTCGCACCCGATATCGGCCCCTTTCGGCAGCGCAACCGTGCGGGGCGTCCCTACGCCCTACCGGGGGAGGCGGGGCTGATCATGGCGACCAACCCGGGAAACGTCGACGGTGCCTTTGGCAATGTGAGCGACTGGCAGTACGGCTACTTCAACGAGTGCATGTCGGGCTTTGAGCACCAAGCGGCCAGCCACATGATCGCGGAGGGCCTGGTCACCGAGGGGCTGACGGTCACCCGCGCCATCCACGAGCGCTACCACGCAAAGCGCCGCAACCCCTACAACGAGGTCGAGTGCAGCGATCACTACGCACGGGCGATGGCCAGCTACGGCTCCTTTATCGCGCTCTGTGGGTTTGCCTACCACGGCCCCGATGGCACGCTAAGCCTTGATCCGAGGCTCCCAGGTGATTTCCGCGTTCCTTTCACCAGTGCCGAAGGCTGGGGAACGCTTGAGAGCAAGGCGGGCGTGTCCACGCTCTCGCTCCGCTGGGGCCGGCTTCGCCTGACGGCCCTCACGGTTCGTGGTCACCGCACAACCTTCTCCCCTCCTCTCCTCTTGACCCCTGGTACAAGCTACAGTATCCCTGACAATACAGCGCACTAG